Proteins from a genomic interval of Pseudomonas sp. RC10:
- a CDS encoding aspartate/glutamate racemase family protein, whose translation MQNKPILGIIGNVGPEADEVLQRLIRLEAMAHGASKDQDFLPMIVVKNPEITDRTLAIFEGGISPAVGIIDSCKILQSCGIYLAALPSNTSHYFKHEYQAGTPVYIIDIIALTVAHINASGATKVGLLATTPTINTGLFATTVHGKDVLAAGNGPVYIAPQADIQEAYVQSAIYGSLDASGRHDRRQSDGLKSGQITLAIARLEVAINRMIEEEGVDTFITGCTEVSIIVDQLREAFPNCTFIDPMECLAKYAYRVAGEVSNILSGIDDIPEIELQAALDDPTLTAAYVAGKIRASLV comes from the coding sequence ATGCAAAACAAACCTATATTGGGAATAATCGGTAACGTAGGCCCTGAGGCCGACGAAGTGCTCCAACGACTTATCCGGTTGGAAGCCATGGCTCATGGCGCTAGTAAAGATCAGGACTTCTTGCCGATGATTGTGGTCAAGAATCCCGAAATCACAGATCGGACATTGGCTATTTTCGAAGGTGGCATATCTCCCGCAGTCGGCATCATCGATTCCTGCAAGATTTTGCAGTCCTGCGGTATCTACCTCGCCGCCCTTCCTTCAAATACATCGCATTATTTCAAACACGAATATCAAGCGGGAACGCCTGTTTATATCATCGATATCATTGCACTCACCGTTGCCCACATTAACGCGTCAGGCGCGACCAAAGTGGGGCTCTTGGCAACAACGCCGACCATCAATACCGGCTTGTTCGCGACGACTGTTCATGGCAAAGACGTCCTCGCTGCTGGGAATGGCCCTGTGTACATTGCCCCTCAAGCAGACATCCAGGAAGCCTACGTCCAGTCGGCCATTTACGGAAGCCTGGATGCATCAGGTCGGCATGACAGACGCCAATCGGACGGGCTTAAATCCGGGCAAATTACTCTAGCTATCGCTCGGCTGGAAGTGGCGATTAATCGCATGATCGAAGAAGAAGGCGTCGATACCTTTATCACAGGGTGCACCGAAGTATCGATCATTGTTGACCAACTTCGGGAAGCATTTCCTAACTGCACATTCATTGACCCTATGGAGTGCCTGGCCAAATACGCGTATCGCGTGGCTGGTGAAGTTTCGAACATTTTAAGCGGCATCGATGACATCCCTGAAATCGAACTGCAAGCGGCACTCGATGACCCTACGCTAACTGCGGCCTATGTCGCCGGCAAAATCAGAGCGTCGCTCGTTTAG
- a CDS encoding class I SAM-dependent methyltransferase, which translates to MREFENPDHWDVAAKHYQKTAHPFTAHFAEAALARISLTPESRVLDVATGTGALALAAARTGAQVLATDFSPAMVACVKSAGLANVEARVMDGQSIDLPDASFDATFSIFGVIMFPDWRKGLAEMQRVTAIGGYGIVATWQERGAATFLLLGNVRRTLFPDRQGMAMPEAVKALSDPLDFARELIAAGFRDPVIESVTHPYQLDVKSLDNPDTLFGMSPDWTSLTDTEKAAVIAHVREMAGVDPVLLIPSTALIAVAQR; encoded by the coding sequence ATGCGTGAATTTGAGAATCCCGATCACTGGGACGTTGCTGCAAAGCATTATCAGAAAACGGCGCACCCCTTTACCGCGCATTTCGCAGAGGCGGCGCTCGCACGAATTTCGCTGACGCCTGAGAGCCGCGTGCTGGATGTCGCCACGGGCACCGGAGCACTCGCCTTGGCAGCCGCACGAACCGGCGCACAGGTACTGGCCACGGACTTTTCCCCCGCCATGGTGGCGTGTGTGAAAAGCGCCGGGCTGGCCAACGTGGAGGCCCGAGTCATGGACGGTCAGTCCATCGATTTGCCGGATGCCAGCTTCGACGCGACGTTCTCGATCTTTGGTGTGATCATGTTCCCTGACTGGCGCAAAGGCCTGGCCGAAATGCAACGCGTCACCGCCATCGGCGGATATGGCATCGTCGCCACGTGGCAAGAAAGAGGGGCTGCGACGTTTCTGTTGTTGGGAAATGTCAGGCGAACACTGTTCCCGGATCGCCAAGGCATGGCGATGCCCGAGGCCGTAAAAGCGCTGAGCGATCCACTGGATTTCGCCCGCGAATTGATCGCCGCCGGGTTTCGGGACCCTGTCATCGAAAGCGTGACCCATCCCTATCAGCTGGACGTGAAATCGCTCGACAACCCCGACACGCTGTTTGGAATGTCGCCCGACTGGACGAGCCTGACCGATACAGAGAAGGCCGCAGTGATTGCGCACGTCAGGGAAATGGCTGGCGTTGATCCTGTCCTGCTCATTCCCTCCACGGCATTGATCGCGGTGGCGCAGCGCTGA
- a CDS encoding Rrf2 family transcriptional regulator codes for MRNDSRLSRMLHILVHMARHDGPVTSDRIAEMLGTNPVVVRRTMSGLRDAGYVHSEKGHGGGWVITCDIEQVTLLDIYKAVGEPSLFAIGNERSNPDCMIEQVVNLAVDDALREAESVLVERFRSVSLGELNRLFDARRAAENVSNPGIESTPQSGARRV; via the coding sequence ATGCGCAACGACAGCCGTCTTTCGCGAATGCTACATATCCTGGTGCACATGGCGCGGCACGACGGGCCCGTCACGTCGGACCGGATTGCCGAGATGCTTGGAACGAACCCGGTGGTGGTTCGCAGAACGATGTCTGGCTTGCGGGACGCGGGTTACGTTCATTCGGAGAAGGGGCATGGGGGAGGGTGGGTGATCACCTGTGATATTGAGCAGGTCACGCTACTGGATATCTATAAGGCAGTCGGAGAGCCCTCGCTGTTCGCCATCGGCAATGAGCGTTCCAACCCCGATTGCATGATCGAACAGGTGGTCAACCTGGCAGTCGACGACGCATTGCGGGAAGCGGAGTCGGTGCTGGTGGAACGGTTTCGCAGCGTTAGCCTGGGTGAACTCAATCGTTTGTTCGATGCGCGTCGTGCTGCTGAAAACGTGTCAAACCCTGGCATCGAATCGACGCCACAGTCCGGAGCAAGACGGGTTTGA
- a CDS encoding LysR family transcriptional regulator, with protein MRGSEFAELKAFVAIVERQSFARAAEHLGLSPSALSQTIRQLEDRIGARLLNRTTRSVAPSASGEQLYRRIAPLFQEIAVAVAEVSEATGQMSGTLRINTLGIAARTIIAPRLSRFQQAHPGVVLDVVVDDALADIVTGRFDAGIRVGGQLEKDMIAVRLTPDLKMVAVASPDYLARRGIPHSPADLHEHACINWRLQADGRYYRWEFKKRDQQFEVAVKGPVVTNHPDIGVSAALQGLGIAYHFEQDGVAELLAQGKLVQILADWSITRPGLFLYYLNRRHRPAALGAFIDCLLDRKPFDHP; from the coding sequence ATGCGCGGATCAGAATTTGCTGAGCTAAAAGCGTTTGTCGCCATCGTGGAGCGTCAAAGCTTCGCCAGGGCGGCAGAACATCTTGGTCTGTCACCCTCCGCACTCAGCCAGACCATCCGACAACTCGAAGACCGCATCGGCGCACGTCTGCTCAATCGCACGACTCGAAGCGTCGCGCCATCGGCAAGTGGCGAGCAGCTCTACAGGCGCATAGCCCCCCTGTTTCAAGAGATCGCAGTGGCCGTTGCAGAAGTCAGCGAGGCAACCGGGCAGATGAGTGGCACGTTGCGCATCAATACGTTGGGAATCGCAGCGAGGACCATCATTGCTCCCCGGCTTTCACGCTTCCAGCAAGCGCACCCGGGTGTGGTACTCGACGTCGTGGTTGACGATGCGCTGGCCGATATCGTGACGGGCCGATTCGACGCGGGCATCCGCGTGGGTGGGCAGCTTGAAAAAGACATGATCGCTGTTCGGCTCACCCCCGACTTGAAGATGGTTGCGGTGGCGTCGCCCGACTACCTCGCGCGTCGAGGTATCCCCCACTCCCCCGCTGATTTACACGAACACGCGTGCATCAACTGGCGGCTTCAGGCGGACGGCAGATATTACCGCTGGGAATTCAAGAAACGGGACCAGCAATTCGAAGTCGCCGTAAAAGGCCCCGTCGTGACCAATCACCCTGATATCGGCGTAAGTGCTGCGCTACAGGGTCTGGGCATTGCCTACCATTTTGAGCAGGATGGCGTGGCTGAGCTATTGGCCCAGGGAAAGTTGGTACAAATCCTTGCGGACTGGTCGATCACGCGCCCGGGGCTGTTCCTCTACTACTTGAACAGGCGACACCGCCCAGCCGCCCTCGGTGCATTCATTGATTGCCTGTTGGATCGGAAACCGTTCGATCATCCCTGA
- a CDS encoding nuclear transport factor 2 family protein, protein MSALSLPDPIAAYFAADTQGPKAVASCFTPQGVVKDKGQTHSGRDAIKAWKAEVSTLYTCTTEPFLIEREDDIHAVHSHVAGNFPGSPIDLKFSFRLERGLIANLEITL, encoded by the coding sequence ATGTCAGCACTTTCTCTCCCTGATCCCATCGCCGCGTATTTCGCGGCGGATACGCAAGGCCCCAAGGCTGTTGCCAGCTGTTTCACACCGCAAGGCGTAGTGAAAGATAAAGGCCAGACCCACAGTGGCCGCGACGCCATCAAGGCCTGGAAGGCCGAGGTATCAACTCTTTACACCTGTACCACGGAGCCGTTCTTGATTGAGAGGGAGGACGATATTCATGCTGTCCACAGCCACGTGGCCGGTAACTTTCCAGGCAGCCCGATCGACCTCAAGTTCTCGTTTCGTCTTGAGCGCGGCCTCATCGCAAACCTGGAGATCACACTATGA
- a CDS encoding SDR family oxidoreductase has translation MSFDLQLDGLRAVVTGGTMGLGAAVVQNLVEAGARVITAARDVATRPEEGVTYIRADLTTSVGVAHLAECVLQDWGGVDIVINVLGGSNTPAGGFAAISDEHWLNELNLNLMSAVRLDRALLPDMLAQGSGVIIHVSSIQRIMPLPESTTAYAAAKAALTTYSKSLAKEVMPKGVRVLSVAPGWIETEASVRLAERLAAQAGTDYEGGRRIVMQSIGGIPLGRPAKPKEVADLIAFLASPRAISISGSEHRIDGGTVPTL, from the coding sequence ATGAGCTTCGATCTTCAACTTGATGGCCTGAGGGCGGTGGTCACCGGCGGGACGATGGGCCTTGGCGCAGCAGTCGTGCAGAACCTGGTTGAGGCGGGTGCGCGGGTGATTACAGCAGCCCGCGACGTGGCAACACGACCAGAAGAAGGCGTCACCTACATCCGTGCAGACCTGACGACATCTGTAGGCGTGGCTCACCTCGCAGAGTGCGTACTTCAGGATTGGGGCGGTGTCGATATCGTGATCAATGTGCTCGGCGGTTCGAATACCCCGGCAGGTGGCTTTGCCGCCATCAGTGACGAGCATTGGCTAAATGAACTGAACTTGAATTTGATGTCCGCAGTGCGTCTGGACCGCGCTTTGTTGCCTGACATGCTGGCCCAGGGGTCGGGTGTCATCATCCACGTCAGTTCGATCCAACGGATCATGCCTCTGCCGGAATCCACCACGGCTTACGCCGCTGCCAAGGCAGCACTCACCACGTACAGCAAGTCCCTGGCGAAAGAAGTGATGCCCAAAGGGGTTCGGGTGCTGAGTGTCGCGCCGGGATGGATTGAAACCGAGGCATCCGTGAGGCTGGCGGAACGGCTGGCTGCTCAGGCTGGAACCGACTACGAAGGGGGCAGGCGAATCGTTATGCAATCCATAGGCGGGATTCCGCTCGGGAGGCCAGCCAAGCCTAAAGAGGTTGCCGATCTCATCGCCTTCTTGGCATCCCCGCGGGCCATCTCAATCTCCGGGTCCGAGCACCGTATCGATGGCGGTACCGTACCGACGTTGTGA
- a CDS encoding rhomboid family intramembrane serine protease, giving the protein MERTEPITAPLDQAANAAHSGHSFSTSTTKVRFAVQPKHGKRDVTRLSTQANGRLDFTSDAVELSKTKRRLFRRPVETKWTFARSQIFDARITGLEVFFDVHTPEGIQQVIVIPAKRGLARTIYEHLPTRMTPARAEEQAALDQHAERIKTLTPITWVTYALIAINLLVYLAMCAGGVGVMAENVALTVGWGTNYGPQTLSGEWWRLLSSVFVHFGLFHFAFNMVSLYLMGRLAERLYGSARFLALYLFAGLTGSLVSVLWHPINNSAGASGAIFGVFGALLVFLLKYRRELPTSIAVQQRTSILVLIGYNLFSGFTHHGIDNGAHLGGLAGGMLIGFTLARSLNEPARSKTALRSLIVSGVLALTVLGASLYVLTEIREAIAVELARQKQSATPTPGLPAPDA; this is encoded by the coding sequence ATGGAACGAACAGAGCCAATCACGGCCCCTCTCGATCAGGCCGCAAACGCTGCACACAGTGGACACAGTTTCTCCACCAGCACCACCAAGGTCCGGTTTGCTGTCCAGCCCAAGCACGGAAAGCGCGATGTCACCCGGCTATCGACACAAGCCAATGGTCGACTCGACTTCACCTCTGATGCGGTTGAACTGAGCAAAACGAAGCGCAGGCTGTTCCGGCGTCCGGTCGAGACGAAATGGACCTTCGCCCGCAGCCAGATCTTCGATGCCAGGATCACAGGCCTTGAAGTGTTCTTCGATGTACACACCCCGGAAGGCATTCAGCAGGTGATCGTCATTCCCGCCAAGCGTGGTTTGGCGCGCACGATCTACGAGCATTTGCCGACCCGGATGACGCCTGCCCGAGCCGAGGAACAGGCCGCACTGGACCAACACGCCGAGCGAATCAAAACACTGACTCCAATCACTTGGGTCACTTACGCATTGATCGCGATCAACCTGCTGGTGTACCTGGCGATGTGTGCCGGCGGCGTGGGCGTGATGGCGGAAAATGTCGCCCTGACGGTGGGGTGGGGCACCAATTATGGTCCTCAGACGCTGTCCGGCGAATGGTGGCGCCTGCTCTCGTCGGTTTTCGTCCACTTCGGCCTGTTTCACTTCGCGTTCAACATGGTGTCGCTGTACCTGATGGGTCGATTGGCTGAGCGTCTGTATGGCAGCGCACGCTTTCTGGCGCTTTATCTGTTCGCCGGGCTGACGGGGAGTCTGGTCAGCGTGTTGTGGCACCCCATCAACAACAGCGCGGGCGCCTCGGGCGCGATCTTTGGGGTGTTCGGCGCGCTATTGGTGTTTCTGCTCAAATATCGCCGCGAACTGCCCACCTCGATTGCCGTGCAACAACGTACCTCTATCCTGGTGCTGATCGGCTACAACCTGTTCTCCGGCTTCACCCATCATGGCATCGACAACGGCGCGCACCTCGGTGGATTGGCCGGTGGCATGCTGATCGGATTCACGCTGGCGAGATCCCTCAACGAACCTGCCCGCTCGAAAACAGCCTTGCGCAGCCTCATTGTTTCAGGCGTTCTGGCGTTGACGGTGTTGGGCGCATCGCTGTACGTGTTGACGGAGATTCGTGAGGCGATCGCCGTGGAGCTTGCGCGTCAGAAGCAGTCAGCGACACCGACACCCGGATTGCCCGCACCTGACGCCTGA
- a CDS encoding transporter substrate-binding domain-containing protein, translated as MSVTAAWLLIPCVAFSEDACDHLTATGNAEYPPYLWRDPANPHRLIGANADLIQHLGTQLGMRIDVLYGGPWSRAQEEVRSGRIDMLAGYFLTTERARTLNFVDPPFLYTSSMIWVRRNDGFPYREWADLIGRNGGTLVNNSYGQAFDDYAKAHLSLEAVPTANQAFQKLILKRNDFVIFEQFPGWALAKKLGVKDAVEALEPPISREGLYLALSPNSQCLPQPLRNRIKEEMQKMVASSLPQDLVTSNLELWNAQQRESVKP; from the coding sequence ATGTCTGTCACAGCCGCCTGGCTGCTGATTCCCTGCGTGGCGTTCAGCGAGGATGCCTGTGATCATCTGACCGCCACCGGCAATGCCGAATACCCGCCTTACCTGTGGCGCGATCCAGCCAACCCCCATCGACTCATTGGCGCCAACGCCGACCTGATCCAGCATTTGGGCACGCAACTGGGCATGCGCATCGACGTCCTGTACGGAGGCCCCTGGTCACGGGCGCAGGAAGAGGTAAGGTCGGGCCGCATTGACATGTTGGCCGGGTATTTCCTCACCACCGAACGGGCTCGGACGTTGAATTTCGTCGACCCACCGTTTCTGTATACGTCCAGCATGATTTGGGTCCGGCGCAACGACGGGTTCCCCTACCGCGAATGGGCGGATCTGATCGGGCGCAACGGTGGAACCCTGGTCAACAACAGTTACGGACAGGCGTTCGACGATTACGCGAAGGCCCACCTGTCCCTTGAAGCAGTGCCGACGGCAAATCAGGCGTTCCAGAAGCTCATCCTCAAACGCAACGACTTCGTGATTTTCGAACAGTTTCCCGGCTGGGCCTTGGCTAAAAAACTGGGGGTCAAGGATGCCGTAGAAGCCCTTGAGCCGCCGATCAGCCGGGAAGGGCTGTACTTGGCGCTGTCACCCAACTCCCAGTGCCTGCCCCAACCCTTACGAAACAGGATCAAGGAGGAAATGCAGAAAATGGTCGCCAGTTCCCTCCCGCAAGACCTCGTCACATCGAATCTGGAACTGTGGAATGCGCAGCAACGTGAAAGCGTGAAGCCGTGA
- a CDS encoding helix-turn-helix transcriptional regulator: MPTTRLAQNVSKELGSLLRYWRGVRGVSQLDLSLDAGISQRQISFIESGRSVPGRQTLLDLAQSLEVPLRERNLLLLSSGYAPMYSEAGWSAQEMARVSAAASRVLLQHEPFPALIMDRYWNVLQVSPSTLHFFNRFIDMQARTGPRNMLHLIFDPQGLRPHIADWDNVARSLIQPVRRESLGQVIDPQTRQLLDALFGYPDVRAEWLSQGFSGSESGLPVVPLGFIHGDAVLNYFSMVSTVGTPLTVASQELRIECLFPADDATEALHLQLMKTMTNEDALS; encoded by the coding sequence ATGCCCACCACCCGCCTCGCTCAAAACGTGTCGAAAGAATTGGGCAGTCTGTTGCGCTATTGGCGGGGGGTGCGTGGCGTGAGCCAGTTGGACCTGTCGCTGGACGCCGGTATTTCGCAACGGCAGATCAGCTTCATCGAAAGCGGGCGTAGCGTGCCCGGTCGGCAGACGCTGCTGGACCTGGCGCAATCCCTTGAAGTGCCTTTGCGTGAACGCAATCTGCTGTTGCTGTCGTCAGGTTACGCGCCGATGTATTCGGAAGCGGGCTGGAGTGCTCAGGAGATGGCGCGGGTCAGCGCGGCGGCGAGTCGCGTGCTGCTGCAACACGAACCTTTCCCGGCGCTGATCATGGACCGCTACTGGAACGTGTTGCAGGTCAGCCCTTCGACGCTGCACTTTTTCAACCGCTTCATCGACATGCAGGCCCGCACCGGACCGCGCAACATGCTGCACTTGATCTTCGACCCGCAGGGCCTGCGCCCGCACATTGCCGACTGGGACAATGTGGCGCGCAGCCTGATTCAGCCGGTCCGCCGCGAGTCGCTGGGTCAAGTGATCGACCCTCAGACCCGGCAGTTGCTGGACGCTCTGTTCGGCTATCCCGACGTACGTGCCGAGTGGCTATCCCAAGGCTTCTCGGGAAGCGAATCCGGCTTGCCCGTGGTGCCACTGGGGTTCATTCATGGAGACGCGGTGCTCAACTACTTTTCGATGGTGAGCACAGTTGGAACCCCGTTGACAGTGGCCTCTCAGGAGCTGCGCATCGAATGCCTGTTTCCGGCCGACGACGCCACTGAAGCCCTGCATCTGCAGCTCATGAAAACCATGACCAATGAAGACGCGTTGTCATGA
- a CDS encoding metalloregulator ArsR/SmtB family transcription factor: protein MELIEIFKALSNTTRLQILKGLKDPEKNFPPQDEGDVHTVGVCVSSIQEGIGLSQSTVSGYLATLQRVGLVEVRRIGQWTYYKRNEATISALAEIIGKDL, encoded by the coding sequence ATGGAACTGATCGAAATATTCAAAGCCCTCTCGAACACGACGCGTCTTCAAATCCTGAAAGGTTTGAAGGACCCCGAGAAGAACTTCCCTCCGCAGGATGAAGGGGACGTTCACACGGTGGGCGTTTGTGTCAGCAGCATTCAAGAGGGTATCGGGCTCTCGCAATCGACCGTGTCCGGTTATCTCGCCACGCTGCAACGGGTGGGCCTGGTCGAAGTCCGGCGCATCGGTCAGTGGACGTATTACAAACGGAATGAAGCAACCATCAGCGCGCTGGCCGAGATCATAGGGAAAGACTTGTAG
- a CDS encoding zinc-dependent alcohol dehydrogenase family protein codes for MKAMVLNAFGGPDSFELCDVPTPVPNAGQVLVRVHATSINPLDYQVRRGDYADLVPRPAITGHDVSGVVEAVGPGVTAFAPGDEVWYTPQIFDGPGSYAEYHVAAESIIGKKPASLSHLEAASLSLVGGTAWEALVVRAALRVGESILIHGGAGGVGHVAIQLAKAVGAKVFTTVRETNAEFARSVGADVVIDYEREDYVDVILRETEGRGVDVVFDTIGGNTLSRSPDVLAQLGRVVSIVDISQPQNVIQAWGKNASYHFVFTRQNRGKLDELSALVERGQLRPHVGAVYSLADISLAHARLETPNHGVLGKIAIAVEPSLIP; via the coding sequence ATGAAAGCGATGGTCCTTAACGCCTTTGGCGGACCCGATTCATTCGAACTCTGCGACGTGCCCACGCCTGTGCCGAACGCGGGACAGGTCCTGGTTCGGGTACACGCGACGTCCATTAATCCGCTGGATTACCAGGTCCGTCGTGGCGACTATGCCGACCTGGTGCCACGGCCCGCCATCACCGGACACGATGTCTCGGGCGTCGTCGAAGCTGTCGGGCCGGGTGTGACCGCCTTCGCGCCAGGAGACGAGGTCTGGTACACCCCACAAATCTTCGACGGGCCGGGGAGCTACGCCGAATACCACGTCGCTGCCGAAAGCATCATCGGCAAGAAACCTGCCTCGCTCAGTCACCTCGAAGCGGCCAGTCTGAGCCTGGTGGGCGGCACGGCGTGGGAAGCGCTGGTCGTGCGTGCCGCGCTCAGAGTGGGAGAAAGCATCCTGATCCATGGCGGTGCGGGAGGCGTCGGCCATGTGGCAATCCAACTGGCCAAAGCGGTGGGGGCGAAGGTGTTCACGACCGTGCGCGAGACCAACGCTGAGTTCGCCCGCAGTGTCGGCGCCGATGTGGTCATCGACTACGAACGGGAAGATTACGTCGACGTCATCCTGCGCGAAACGGAAGGTCGCGGCGTGGATGTCGTGTTCGATACCATCGGCGGCAACACTTTGTCGCGCAGCCCCGATGTGCTGGCGCAGCTCGGCCGCGTGGTCTCGATTGTGGACATCTCTCAACCCCAAAACGTCATTCAGGCCTGGGGCAAAAACGCCAGTTATCACTTCGTGTTCACACGACAGAATCGCGGCAAGCTCGATGAACTGAGCGCGTTGGTCGAGCGGGGGCAATTGCGGCCGCATGTCGGTGCCGTCTATTCGCTCGCCGACATTTCCCTCGCCCATGCCCGGCTGGAGACGCCCAACCACGGCGTTCTCGGAAAAATCGCGATCGCCGTCGAGCCATCGCTTATCCCGTAA
- a CDS encoding antibiotic biosynthesis monooxygenase, with protein sequence MIYEIALLPVHKERTELFKRAFAEVAPLLTRAQGYEGHLLAPGIETPERFNLIVRWRSLQDHTPGFEESEDHRLFMQGLEAYFSEEPTVYHIEGAPFFTDGFEGSNSAARPGS encoded by the coding sequence ATGATTTACGAGATCGCGTTGCTACCTGTTCATAAAGAGCGCACGGAGCTGTTCAAACGTGCATTTGCCGAGGTCGCTCCGTTGCTGACCCGCGCACAGGGTTATGAAGGCCACCTGCTCGCGCCAGGCATCGAAACCCCTGAGCGATTCAACCTGATCGTGCGTTGGCGATCACTTCAGGACCACACACCGGGTTTCGAGGAAAGTGAAGATCACCGGCTGTTCATGCAGGGGCTGGAGGCATATTTCTCGGAAGAGCCGACGGTCTACCACATCGAGGGTGCTCCCTTTTTTACTGACGGATTCGAGGGTTCAAACAGTGCTGCTCGACCGGGAAGCTAG
- a CDS encoding ABC transporter ATP-binding protein, protein MRADLSVDLPRSPALIKPESSSTDSRTSGQIVLRDLEIAFPVGGQSVVAVQQIDLTIEPGQFVSIVGPSGCGKSTLLNAIAGFVTPTRGAITLDGRAVSGPGPERGVVFQQYSLFPWLTVRGNVEYGLRMRGMASEERHQRSTELLQRCGLADFASHFPEQLSGGMRQRVSIVRALANEPQVLLLDEPFGALDAQTRVIMQEVLLEMWQRSRISVLFITHDIEESVFLSDRVYAMSARPGAIKAALDIKLPRPRVHDMLLESDGLEHVRQLRRLIREEGLKSMGLD, encoded by the coding sequence ATGAGGGCCGATCTGTCGGTCGATCTGCCGCGTTCCCCGGCATTGATCAAGCCCGAATCATCATCAACCGACAGTCGTACGTCCGGTCAGATCGTCCTGCGCGATCTGGAGATCGCCTTTCCAGTCGGCGGGCAGAGCGTGGTGGCGGTCCAGCAGATAGACCTCACGATAGAGCCCGGCCAGTTTGTCTCCATCGTCGGCCCTTCAGGGTGCGGAAAGTCCACGTTGCTGAATGCCATCGCGGGGTTTGTCACGCCCACTCGCGGCGCTATCACGCTGGACGGTCGGGCAGTGTCAGGGCCCGGACCTGAGCGCGGGGTGGTCTTCCAGCAATATTCGTTGTTCCCCTGGCTCACCGTGCGCGGCAACGTCGAATACGGCCTGCGCATGCGCGGGATGGCGAGTGAAGAGCGCCACCAACGCTCCACTGAGTTGCTTCAACGCTGCGGACTGGCTGACTTCGCGAGCCATTTTCCGGAGCAACTTTCGGGCGGTATGCGTCAGCGCGTCAGCATCGTCCGCGCGTTGGCCAATGAGCCGCAGGTGCTGCTCCTCGACGAGCCATTCGGCGCGCTGGATGCGCAGACCCGCGTGATCATGCAGGAAGTGCTGCTGGAAATGTGGCAGCGCTCGCGCATTTCGGTGCTGTTCATTACCCACGACATCGAGGAATCGGTGTTTCTTTCTGACCGGGTCTACGCCATGAGCGCGCGACCGGGTGCGATCAAGGCTGCACTGGACATCAAGCTCCCGCGCCCTCGTGTCCATGACATGTTGCTGGAGAGCGATGGCCTGGAGCACGTGCGTCAGTTGCGTCGCCTGATCCGCGAGGAAGGCCTCAAATCCATGGGTCTGGACTAA